One genomic segment of Ricinus communis isolate WT05 ecotype wild-type chromosome 3, ASM1957865v1, whole genome shotgun sequence includes these proteins:
- the LOC8263868 gene encoding calmodulin-binding receptor-like cytoplasmic kinase 3 isoform X2: MGRFDVHSKVCGTDHLAFSNFHGREIYYINGRLVDKDSFCKAVRFHYANECVFESYHGSSYCGLNPSLDDLPLNQGRKILQKDVGQDIPPKKKKDDPMSFSTPKQVGIVATGIVVISCGLLCPCFYRKRKATSHDVLAKDPISMDSVSSFDNSVSEKVPPSPLRVPPSPKFSMSPKLSRVGSIHLNLNQVARATQNFSRSLQIGEGGFGTVYRAQLEDGQVVAIKRAKKENYESLRTEFSSEVELLAKIDHRNLVKLLGFVDKGNERLIITEYVPNGTLREHLDGQRGKILDFNQRLEIAIDVAHALTYLHTYSEKQIIHRDVKSSNILLTESMRAKVADFGFAKLGPVDADQTHISTKVKGTVGYLDPEYMRTYQLTPKSDVYSFGILLLETLTGRRPVELKRPADERVTLRWAFRKYNEGTVVDMVDPLMEERVHVEVLVKMFALAIQCAAPIRSDRPDMKAVGEQLWAIRADYVKSPKHG, from the exons CAAAGATTCATTTTGTAAAGCTGTCCGCTTCCACTATGCAAATGAATGCGTCTTTGAGAGCTATCATGGAAGTAGCTACTGCGGGTTGAACCCTTCATTAG ATGACTTGCCCCTCAATCAAGGACGAAAAATTTTGCAAAAGGATGTTGGTCAGGATATTCCCcccaaaaagaagaaggatgaTCCCATGAGTTTTTCAACCCCCAAACAAGTTGGTATAGTCGCCACTGGAATTGTTGTCATCAGTTGTGGTCTTCTATGTCCCTGTTTTTATAGGAAAAGGAAAGCAACTTCCCACGATGTCCTTGCAAAAGACCCAATTTCAA TGGACTCAGTTTCATCTTTCGATAATTCTGTTTCTGAAAAGGTTCCACCTAGTCCACTTCGGGTGCCaccaagtcctaaattttcaATGTCTCCGAAACTTAGCAGAGTGGGATCAATTCATCTCAATTTGAATCAGGTTGCAAGAGCTACGCAGAATTTTTCACGATCACTTCAGATAGGTGAAGGAGGCTTTGGAACGGTCTACAGGGCCCAACTAGAAGATGGGCAGGTGGTTGCCATAAAACGTGCGAAGAAG GAAAACTATGAGAGCTTGCGAACAGAATTCAGCAGTGAAGTAGAACTTCTGGCAAAAATTGATCATCGGAATTTGGTGAAGTTACTTGGTTTTGTAGATAAAGGAAATGAGCGTCTTATCATTACAGAGTATGTGCCAAATGGTACTCTTAGAGAACATTTGGATG GTCAGCGGGGAAAAATTTTGGACTTCAATCAAAGGCTTGAAATAGCCATTGACGTTGCTCATGCACTTACTTATCTCCACACTTATTCAG AAAAGCAAATTATTCATCGAGATGTCAAATCATCCAACATCCTTTTGACGGAGAGCATGAGGGCTAAGGTTGCTGATTTCGGGTTTGCAAAACTTGGTCCAGTGGATGCTGATCAGACTCATATTTCAACCAAAGTAAAAGGGACAGTGGGTTATCTTGACCCTGAATATATGAGGACCTATCAACTCACCCCTAAGAGTGACGTATATTCATTTGGGATTTTACTTCTAGAAACTCTAACAGGCCGCCGTCCTGTGGAGCTAAAGAGACCTGCAGACGAGCGTGTAACGCTTAGATGG GCTTTTAGGAAGTATAACGAAGGAACTGTAGTGGATATGGTGGATCCATTAATGGAAGAAAGAGTACATGTGGAGGTACTCGTGAAAATGTTTGCTTTGGCAATCCAGTGTGCTGCACCTATTCGATCAGATCGACCAGACATGAAAGCAGTTGGAGAGCAATTGTGGGCAATAAGGGCAGACTACGTCAAGAGTCCAAAGCATGGTTAA